From the genome of candidate division KSB1 bacterium:
TCGAATCCGGGGAACGACGACACGTTGCCGGATAAAAACCAGGCGGTGCTGGAATGACATTCCGCATTTCAAACCAATCATGAAATCAATCGTTTTCTCATTTGTCTGTGCGCTGCTGCTTTGTTGGGGAGGGAAGACCGCGGCTCTGGCGCAAAGTGAGCACGGTGAAACCGTCAGCCTTGCCGCCCTTCTCCGTGAGGCGCGCGCGCGCAATCCCGAGATTCGTGCGGCGCAGAAAAGATGGCAGGCGATGCAAGCGCGCATCAAACCGGCCGTCACCCTCGAAGATCCGCAAATCGGTTTGCAAGTGATGTATGTGCCGTATCCGCTGCGCAACGCTTTTAAGAATGAGCGCGCCCTCACCATCAGCCAGATGTTCGAGTTTCCCGGCAAGCTCGGCCTCATGTCCGGCATGGCCAAGCGCGAGGCACAAGCCAGCGGCGCGGAGTATGAACGTGTCGTGTTGCGTGTGTTGACGGAGGTCAAGAAGATCTACTTCATGCTCTTTCATCTCGATTATGAGCTCGCGAACAACCGTGAAAACCGTGCGCTGATGCGGCAATTCATCGAAATCGCCAGCGTCAAATACGCCACCGGCATGGGCTTGCAGCCGGACATCCTCAAGGCGCAAACCGAGTATTCGATGATGTTCAACGACAGCCTGATGCTGGCGCAAGAACGCCGCTCGATGGCGGCGATGCTCAACGCTCTGTTGGATCGTCCGCGCGATAGCCACGTGCCGGTGATTCACGAACATTTCGATCCGCGCCACCATTCCTTCAATCTGGATTCGCTGGTGCAAACGGCGTTTGCCCATCGCCCCGAATTGAAAAACATGCAGGCGATGGCGGACATGTATCAACTCTCCGCCCGTTTGGCGCGCCGCGAATATTTTCCCAATTTTATGTTGAGCTACACGCATCGAAAAATGCCGGAGATGAAAACGTGGGACGCGATGGTTTCGTTCAACGTTCCGCTCTATTTTTGGCGCAACGAAAAATTGCGCGTGCAGGAAGCCGATGCCAACTATCAAATGGCAGATGCCAGTTTACAGTCGATGCACAACATGGTGCGTGCAGAAGTGGAAAGCGCCTTCTACAAAGTTGAACAGGCGGCGCGCAGCGTGCGGCTTTTTCAACACACCATCATCCCGCAGGCCGAGCAATCGCTGCTGGCCAGCCGTGCCGCTTATGAGAACAACAAGGTGGATTTCCTCATGCTGCTCGACAGCCAGCGCACGCTGCGCGAACTCAAACTCGCCGCGCATCAGGCGCTGGCGGATTTCGGCACAAGGCTCGCGGAGCTGGAGCTGGCGGTCGGAACGCAACTTGTAAATTTGGATTGAGGGAAATAGGCAAGATTAAACTGGCGATGCGAGTGCGAACAAAATTATTCTCGAAGCGGGCGTGGTTGGGAAAGGACACTTTCGTGGAAAGCGTGGTACCCGATGAACCACTCACACGATTGCAAGTTCGCGAACGTGCAGCATATCGCGGCGGGTTGCCGGTCGCAGCGCCGTTGCCGGAACCGAGGTCACGGCAACTGTTTCGCCATTACCAGCGAAA
Proteins encoded in this window:
- a CDS encoding TolC family protein — encoded protein: MKSIVFSFVCALLLCWGGKTAALAQSEHGETVSLAALLREARARNPEIRAAQKRWQAMQARIKPAVTLEDPQIGLQVMYVPYPLRNAFKNERALTISQMFEFPGKLGLMSGMAKREAQASGAEYERVVLRVLTEVKKIYFMLFHLDYELANNRENRALMRQFIEIASVKYATGMGLQPDILKAQTEYSMMFNDSLMLAQERRSMAAMLNALLDRPRDSHVPVIHEHFDPRHHSFNLDSLVQTAFAHRPELKNMQAMADMYQLSARLARREYFPNFMLSYTHRKMPEMKTWDAMVSFNVPLYFWRNEKLRVQEADANYQMADASLQSMHNMVRAEVESAFYKVEQAARSVRLFQHTIIPQAEQSLLASRAAYENNKVDFLMLLDSQRTLRELKLAAHQALADFGTRLAELELAVGTQLVNLD